A DNA window from Ornithinimicrobium humiphilum contains the following coding sequences:
- a CDS encoding sensor histidine kinase: MPTLRDTLSRTTLSPADIDWLHRLVGDWQMVADLSFADLTLWIPVALDDEDDPHASPWLLAAHARPTTGPNFYHDDVIGSPATPDRESWLVHVLRTGKPVTPEELGYVREQYVPVVRKGRTIAVLVRHTDLQNMRQQGGLEVNYLQISQQLFSMIAEGAFPMEGAATGVGRGTPRVGDGVIRLTADGLIDYASPNAVSALRRLGHTDQVNGADLAEIVTTRLPQGSMVDETVPLVLTGRAPWGAEIETGSINLTLRAVPLTRGGHRIGALLLMRDVSEIRRRERELLSKDATIREIHHRVKNNLQTVAALLRLQSRRLDDPKAKDALAEAGRRLATVALVHDTLSQGFSEQVDFDEVATRILRATVEVASTRTVVATELTGSFGKLLAEDATHLAMVLAELVHNAVEHGFEEPRDGGPGPEGRPAPRVVVEAVRGRVGAQDVIDVSVSDNGQGLPPGSAGPDRSGLGTQIVEALITDLRGSIAWETAKPHGTVVRFTVRLRSSSAG; this comes from the coding sequence GTGCCGACGCTGCGTGACACCCTCTCGCGGACGACGCTGTCGCCCGCCGACATCGACTGGCTCCACCGACTCGTCGGCGACTGGCAGATGGTCGCCGACCTGTCCTTCGCGGACCTGACGCTGTGGATCCCCGTGGCGCTGGACGACGAGGACGACCCCCACGCCTCGCCGTGGCTGCTCGCGGCGCACGCCCGTCCCACGACCGGCCCGAACTTCTACCACGACGACGTCATCGGCTCGCCGGCCACGCCCGACCGCGAGTCCTGGCTGGTCCACGTGCTGCGCACCGGCAAGCCGGTCACGCCGGAGGAGCTCGGCTACGTGCGCGAGCAGTACGTCCCGGTGGTGCGCAAGGGACGCACGATCGCGGTGCTCGTGCGCCACACCGACCTGCAGAACATGCGCCAGCAGGGCGGCCTGGAGGTCAACTACCTCCAGATCAGCCAGCAGCTCTTCTCGATGATCGCCGAGGGCGCCTTCCCGATGGAGGGGGCCGCCACCGGCGTCGGGCGCGGCACCCCACGGGTCGGCGACGGTGTCATCCGGCTCACGGCCGACGGGCTCATCGACTACGCCAGCCCCAACGCGGTGTCGGCCCTGCGCCGGCTCGGCCACACCGACCAGGTCAACGGTGCCGACCTCGCCGAGATCGTCACCACCCGGCTGCCGCAGGGCTCGATGGTCGACGAGACCGTGCCGCTGGTGCTCACCGGCCGGGCTCCCTGGGGCGCCGAGATCGAGACCGGCTCGATCAACCTCACGCTGCGGGCCGTCCCGCTGACCCGCGGGGGCCATCGGATCGGCGCGCTGCTGCTCATGCGCGACGTCAGCGAGATCCGCCGGCGCGAGCGCGAGCTGCTCAGCAAGGACGCGACGATCCGGGAGATCCACCACCGGGTCAAGAACAACCTGCAGACGGTGGCCGCGCTGCTGCGGCTGCAGTCACGCCGGCTCGACGACCCCAAGGCCAAGGACGCGCTCGCCGAGGCCGGGCGGCGGCTGGCGACGGTCGCCCTCGTGCACGACACCCTGAGCCAGGGCTTCTCCGAGCAGGTCGACTTCGACGAGGTCGCCACGCGGATCCTGCGCGCCACCGTCGAGGTGGCCTCGACGCGGACGGTCGTGGCCACCGAGCTCACGGGCTCGTTCGGCAAGCTGCTCGCCGAGGACGCCACGCACCTGGCCATGGTGCTGGCCGAGCTGGTGCACAACGCCGTCGAGCACGGCTTCGAGGAGCCCCGTGACGGCGGCCCGGGGCCGGAGGGCCGGCCGGCACCGCGCGTGGTCGTCGAGGCGGTCCGTGGCCGGGTCGGTGCCCAGGACGTCATCGACGTCTCGGTCAGCGACAACGGTCAGGGGCTGCCGCCGGGGTCGGCGGGGCCGGACCGCTCGGGCCTGGGCACCCAGATCGTCGAGGCGCTCATCACCGACCTGCGGGGAAGCATCGCCTGGGAGACGGCGAAGCCGCACGGGACCGTCGTGCGGTTCACCGTGCGGCTTCGGTCGTCATCGGCGGGATGA
- a CDS encoding WhiB family transcriptional regulator: protein MDWRDRAACLDEDPELFFPIGNTGPALQQIEDAKAICRTCPVIDTCLKWALETGQDAGVWGGLSEDERRALKRRKARARRAS from the coding sequence ATGGACTGGCGCGACCGCGCAGCCTGCCTGGACGAGGACCCCGAGCTGTTCTTCCCGATCGGCAACACGGGACCTGCCCTGCAGCAGATCGAGGATGCCAAGGCCATTTGCCGCACCTGCCCGGTGATCGACACCTGCCTGAAGTGGGCGCTCGAGACCGGCCAGGACGCCGGCGTGTGGGGCGGCCTCTCCGAGGACGAGCGCCGGGCGCTCAAGCGCCGCAAGGCGCGTGCCCGGCGAGCCAGCTGA
- a CDS encoding amidohydrolase translates to MTQATTSPLALVGARVVPVDGDQIEDGVVLLRDGRIEAVGARADVTVPDDATVVDCAGGWLLPGLIDAHVHLGVWEEGEGWAGQDTNEMTDPVMAAARAIDAINPREQGFDDALMGGITTVNVNPGSGNPIGGQAVALKTYGRYVDEMVLRNPSGVKAALGENPKRVYGDQKKTPSTRLGVALVLRRAFAAARSYQARVTAADGAPVDTDLTSEILVKVLEREIPWRQHCHRADDIATALRLADEFGYQLVLDHGTESYLLADLLAEKQVPVLYGPLIVSRSKVEVRDRSLRAPGILDRAGVPVSIITDHPVVPVEYLITQVALAVREGMDRDAGLRAVTINPARVLGVDDRVGSLTPGKDADVVLWSGDPLDLQSRVLRTYVNGDQVYRWDEEQGRGEVTPR, encoded by the coding sequence ATGACCCAGGCCACCACCTCGCCGCTCGCGCTCGTCGGTGCGCGCGTCGTGCCCGTCGACGGCGACCAGATCGAGGACGGTGTCGTGCTGCTGCGCGACGGCCGCATCGAGGCGGTCGGCGCCCGCGCCGACGTGACCGTCCCCGACGACGCGACCGTCGTCGACTGCGCGGGCGGCTGGCTGCTGCCCGGCCTGATCGACGCCCACGTCCACCTGGGCGTGTGGGAGGAGGGCGAGGGCTGGGCCGGTCAGGACACCAACGAGATGACCGACCCGGTCATGGCCGCCGCCCGCGCTATCGACGCCATCAACCCCCGCGAGCAGGGCTTCGACGACGCCCTGATGGGCGGTATCACCACCGTCAACGTCAATCCGGGCTCGGGCAACCCGATCGGCGGCCAGGCCGTGGCGCTGAAGACCTACGGCCGCTACGTCGACGAGATGGTGCTGCGCAACCCCTCGGGCGTCAAGGCCGCGCTGGGGGAGAACCCCAAGCGCGTCTACGGCGACCAGAAGAAGACGCCCTCGACCCGGCTCGGCGTCGCTCTCGTGCTGCGCCGCGCCTTCGCCGCCGCCCGGTCCTACCAGGCGAGGGTGACCGCCGCCGACGGAGCGCCGGTCGACACCGACCTCACCAGCGAGATCCTCGTCAAGGTCCTCGAGCGCGAGATCCCCTGGCGCCAGCACTGCCACCGCGCCGACGACATCGCCACGGCCCTGCGCCTGGCCGACGAGTTCGGCTACCAGCTCGTCCTCGACCACGGCACCGAGAGCTACCTGCTGGCCGACCTGCTCGCGGAGAAGCAGGTGCCGGTCCTCTACGGACCGCTCATCGTCAGCCGGTCCAAGGTGGAGGTGCGCGACCGCTCGCTGCGAGCCCCCGGCATCCTCGACCGCGCCGGCGTGCCGGTCTCGATCATCACCGACCACCCCGTCGTGCCGGTGGAGTACCTCATCACCCAGGTCGCGCTCGCGGTCCGCGAGGGCATGGACCGCGACGCCGGCCTGCGCGCCGTGACGATCAACCCGGCCCGCGTGCTGGGCGTCGACGATCGCGTCGGCTCCCTCACGCCGGGCAAGGACGCCGACGTCGTGCTGTGGTCGGGCGACCCGCTCGACCTGCAGTCGCGCGTGCTGCGCACCTATGTCAACGGGGATCAGGTCTACCGCTGGGACGAGGAGCAGGGTCGGGGCGAGGTCACCCCGCGCTGA
- a CDS encoding (2Fe-2S)-binding protein, with amino-acid sequence MTDAPAGARAREALAGLTGLGGFFSLAAPPPPGSDALPWADVLAAPALEARFHAVRRALAEGDGLPVDELDPKVAVSAVQVGLASRLWSVALGSAVLHGWVPDLGSASLLASPVHRGTVPLGVADPLRGYAVDDLPEAASVIRDVVVDDSLAALVSACASVGRTPARVLTSNATSALVGGARVLAAARPEHADRAWELARLLLADPVVARGGGAVDPASLPEGVGGAMQRPDEAFLRSGCCVFYRLPGHGLCPDCVLAPGRPEQVTPGH; translated from the coding sequence GTGACCGACGCCCCGGCGGGGGCGCGCGCCCGGGAGGCGCTGGCGGGGCTGACCGGCCTCGGCGGCTTCTTCTCCCTGGCGGCGCCCCCGCCGCCGGGCTCGGACGCCCTCCCCTGGGCCGACGTCCTGGCGGCCCCCGCGCTCGAGGCGCGCTTCCACGCCGTCCGCCGCGCGCTCGCCGAGGGTGACGGGCTGCCTGTCGACGAGCTCGACCCCAAGGTCGCGGTGTCGGCGGTGCAGGTCGGGCTCGCCTCCCGGCTCTGGTCGGTGGCGCTCGGCTCCGCCGTGCTGCACGGGTGGGTGCCCGACCTCGGCTCCGCCTCGCTGCTGGCCAGTCCCGTCCACCGGGGCACGGTGCCGCTCGGCGTCGCCGACCCGCTCCGGGGGTATGCCGTGGACGACCTCCCGGAGGCCGCCTCGGTGATCCGCGACGTGGTCGTCGACGACAGCCTCGCCGCGCTGGTCTCGGCCTGCGCCTCCGTCGGCCGCACGCCCGCCCGGGTGCTCACGAGCAATGCGACCTCGGCGCTGGTCGGGGGTGCCCGGGTGCTCGCCGCCGCCCGGCCCGAGCACGCCGACCGGGCGTGGGAGCTGGCCCGGCTGCTGCTGGCCGACCCGGTCGTCGCCCGGGGCGGCGGTGCCGTCGACCCCGCGTCGCTGCCCGAGGGGGTCGGCGGGGCGATGCAGCGGCCGGACGAGGCCTTCCTGCGCAGCGGCTGCTGCGTCTTCTACCGCCTGCCCGGGCACGGCCTGTGCCCGGACTGCGTGCTGGCGCCCGGCCGGCCGGAGCAGGTGACCCCGGGCCACTGA
- the ppdK gene encoding pyruvate, phosphate dikinase — translation MSDTKYLYDMSEGDATMRTVLGGKGANLAEMKRLGIPVPDGFTVSTAACVATMEAHGEWPEGLWDDVQTALARLEERTGRTLGGAEKPLLLSVRSGAVFSMPGMMDTILNLGVSDETVEVLGAEADNPRFAWDSYRRFVQMYGEVVEGVPPHLFEDELTALKADRGVSQDTELSTEDLKALVATFKDVARRELGRDLPSDPREQLRRAIDAVFRSWDTPRARVYRKANDIPDDLGTAVNVMQMVFGNRGETSATGVCFTRNPSTGVHELYGEFLVNAQGEDVVAGIRTPRPLAEMQEVLPEAYEQLLATMRDLEAHYKDMQDIEFTVEEGTLYLLQTRSGKRTAAAALKVARDMVEEGVLTREEALQRVAPSQLDQLLHPAIDPDHGKTPVTKGLPASPGAAVGALVFDADTAAERGHAGEPVVLVRYETTPDDIHGVIGSQGVLTAHGGMTSHAAVVARGMGKPCVAGAQGIRISTSEKTLTVGDRVFNEGDVITLDGSTGDVYGEALELVPPQINEDFSAIVGWADEVRRLGVRANADTYEDATKARELGAEGIGLCRTEHMFMAADRLPAVRDMILAETAEDRAEALERILPMQQQDFEGIFTAMKGLPVTVRLLDPPLHEFLPDLVEQSLLVQRLELTGGDADEIAAARQLLGQVKRLHEQNPMLGTRGCRLAMLYPEIPEMQTRAIIRAALAVREREGETAGVEIMIPLVAYSSELKAQREIVERAVAEELEATGEQLDVTVGTMIELPRAAIVADQIAEHADFFSFGTNDLTQTGIGISRDDAEGGFLSAYVADEVIPKNPFESIDRDGVGGLVRLGAEGGRRTKPELKLGVCGEHGGDPASIAFFEELGLTYVSCSPFRVPIARFAAARAVLDAKK, via the coding sequence ATGAGCGACACCAAGTACCTCTACGACATGTCCGAGGGTGACGCCACGATGCGCACCGTGCTCGGCGGCAAGGGGGCCAACCTCGCCGAGATGAAGCGTCTGGGGATCCCGGTCCCCGACGGCTTCACGGTGAGCACCGCGGCCTGCGTCGCCACGATGGAGGCCCACGGCGAGTGGCCGGAGGGGCTCTGGGACGACGTCCAGACCGCGCTCGCCCGCCTCGAGGAGCGCACCGGCCGCACGCTCGGCGGCGCCGAGAAGCCGCTGCTGCTCTCCGTCCGCTCCGGTGCCGTCTTCTCCATGCCCGGCATGATGGACACCATCCTCAACCTCGGCGTCAGCGACGAGACCGTCGAGGTGCTCGGCGCCGAGGCCGACAACCCCCGTTTCGCCTGGGACTCCTACCGCCGCTTCGTGCAGATGTACGGCGAGGTCGTCGAGGGCGTCCCGCCGCACCTCTTCGAGGACGAGCTCACCGCGCTCAAGGCCGACCGCGGCGTCTCGCAGGACACCGAGCTGTCCACCGAGGACCTCAAGGCGCTCGTCGCCACCTTCAAGGACGTCGCCCGCCGCGAGCTCGGCCGCGACCTCCCGTCCGACCCGCGCGAGCAGCTGCGCCGCGCCATCGACGCGGTCTTCCGCTCCTGGGACACCCCGCGCGCCCGGGTCTACCGCAAGGCCAACGACATCCCCGACGACCTCGGCACCGCCGTCAACGTCATGCAGATGGTCTTCGGCAACCGCGGCGAGACCTCGGCCACCGGTGTCTGCTTCACCCGCAACCCCTCCACCGGCGTGCACGAGCTCTACGGCGAGTTCCTCGTCAACGCCCAGGGCGAGGACGTCGTCGCCGGCATCCGCACGCCGCGCCCGCTCGCCGAGATGCAGGAGGTCCTGCCCGAGGCCTACGAGCAGCTGCTGGCGACCATGCGCGACCTCGAGGCGCACTACAAGGACATGCAGGACATCGAGTTCACGGTCGAGGAGGGCACCCTCTACCTGCTCCAGACCCGCAGCGGCAAGCGCACCGCGGCCGCGGCCCTCAAGGTCGCCCGCGACATGGTCGAGGAGGGGGTCCTGACCCGCGAGGAGGCCCTGCAGCGGGTCGCCCCCAGCCAGCTCGACCAGCTCCTGCACCCGGCCATCGACCCCGACCACGGGAAGACGCCGGTCACCAAGGGCCTGCCGGCCTCCCCCGGTGCCGCGGTCGGCGCCCTCGTCTTCGACGCCGACACCGCCGCCGAGCGCGGCCACGCCGGCGAGCCGGTCGTGCTGGTCCGCTACGAGACCACCCCCGACGACATCCACGGCGTCATCGGCTCCCAGGGCGTCCTCACCGCGCACGGCGGTATGACGTCGCACGCGGCGGTCGTCGCCCGCGGCATGGGCAAGCCCTGCGTCGCCGGTGCCCAGGGCATCCGGATCAGCACGAGCGAGAAGACGCTGACGGTCGGTGACCGGGTCTTCAACGAGGGCGACGTCATCACCCTCGACGGCTCCACCGGGGACGTCTACGGCGAGGCCCTCGAGCTGGTGCCGCCGCAGATCAACGAGGACTTCAGCGCGATCGTCGGCTGGGCCGACGAGGTGCGCCGCCTGGGCGTCCGCGCCAACGCCGACACCTACGAGGACGCCACCAAGGCCCGCGAGCTGGGCGCAGAGGGCATCGGCCTGTGCCGCACCGAGCACATGTTCATGGCCGCGGACCGCCTCCCGGCCGTGCGCGACATGATCCTGGCCGAGACCGCCGAGGACCGCGCCGAGGCCCTGGAGCGCATCCTGCCGATGCAGCAGCAGGACTTCGAGGGCATCTTCACCGCGATGAAGGGCCTGCCGGTGACGGTGCGCCTCCTCGACCCGCCGCTGCACGAGTTCCTGCCCGACCTCGTGGAGCAGTCGCTGCTCGTCCAGCGTCTCGAGCTCACCGGCGGCGACGCCGACGAGATCGCCGCGGCCCGCCAGCTGCTGGGCCAGGTCAAGCGCCTGCACGAGCAGAACCCGATGCTCGGCACCCGCGGCTGCCGGCTGGCCATGCTCTACCCCGAGATCCCCGAGATGCAGACCCGCGCGATCATCCGCGCGGCCCTGGCCGTCCGGGAGCGCGAGGGCGAGACGGCCGGCGTGGAGATCATGATCCCGCTCGTCGCCTACTCCAGCGAGCTCAAGGCCCAGCGCGAGATCGTCGAGCGCGCCGTCGCCGAGGAGCTCGAGGCCACCGGCGAGCAGCTGGACGTCACGGTCGGCACGATGATCGAGCTGCCGCGCGCGGCGATCGTGGCCGACCAGATCGCCGAGCACGCCGACTTCTTCTCCTTCGGCACCAACGACCTGACCCAGACGGGCATCGGCATCAGCCGCGACGACGCCGAGGGCGGCTTCCTGTCCGCCTACGTCGCCGACGAGGTCATCCCGAAGAACCCCTTCGAGTCGATCGACCGCGACGGCGTGGGCGGCCTGGTCCGCCTCGGCGCCGAGGGCGGCCGCCGCACCAAGCCCGAGCTCAAGCTCGGCGTCTGCGGCGAGCACGGCGGTGACCCGGCCTCGATCGCCTTCTTCGAGGAGCTCGGGCTGACCTACGTGTCCTGCTCGCCCTTCCGGGTGCCGATCGCCCGCTTCGCCGCCGCCCGCGCGGTGCTCGACGCGAAGAAGTGA
- a CDS encoding pyruvate, water dikinase regulatory protein, whose translation MPDTPIEVHIIADSTGDTAARVARAAAAQYVGYDVRIIRHPRQSTAEGLHDAFARMHPDRARTVVFSTVVDEGLRQLVRQLCKERGLPHADLLEQAVGALRDATGQDPERKVRPVGVSEDYFKRVQAMEFAIANDDGHLQNHLREADIVLIGVSRSGKTPLAMYLGYLGYKTANIPLVPGIAPPDQLFEVQRWKIVGLTIDPERLVEIRSRRVKALGSHSLHRDGYTELVKIFDELDEVSSIQRSLGCPVVDTTTLALEEAAGRVIELVQRRREAARGR comes from the coding sequence ATGCCGGACACCCCGATCGAGGTCCACATCATCGCCGACTCGACCGGCGACACCGCCGCGCGCGTCGCCCGGGCCGCCGCCGCCCAGTACGTCGGCTACGACGTGCGGATCATCCGGCACCCGCGGCAGTCGACCGCCGAGGGGCTGCACGACGCCTTCGCGCGGATGCACCCCGACCGGGCGCGAACCGTCGTCTTCTCCACGGTCGTCGACGAGGGGCTGCGCCAGCTGGTCCGCCAGCTCTGCAAGGAGCGCGGCCTGCCGCACGCCGACCTGCTGGAGCAGGCGGTGGGGGCGCTGCGCGACGCCACTGGCCAGGACCCGGAGCGCAAGGTGCGGCCGGTCGGCGTCAGCGAGGACTACTTCAAGCGCGTGCAGGCGATGGAGTTCGCGATCGCCAACGACGACGGCCACCTGCAGAACCACCTGCGCGAGGCCGACATCGTGCTCATCGGCGTGAGCCGCTCGGGCAAGACCCCGCTGGCGATGTACCTCGGCTACCTCGGCTACAAGACCGCCAACATCCCCCTCGTGCCCGGCATCGCGCCGCCGGACCAGCTCTTCGAGGTGCAGCGGTGGAAGATCGTCGGGCTGACCATCGACCCCGAGCGTCTGGTCGAGATCCGCTCGCGCCGCGTCAAGGCCCTGGGCTCGCACTCGCTGCACCGCGACGGCTACACCGAGCTGGTCAAGATCTTCGACGAGCTCGACGAGGTCTCCTCCATCCAGCGCAGCCTCGGGTGCCCCGTCGTGGACACCACGACGCTGGCGCTGGAGGAGGCCGCGGGGCGCGTCATCGAGCTGGTGCAGCGCAGGCGGGAGGCGGCGCGAGGTCGGTGA
- the miaA gene encoding tRNA (adenosine(37)-N6)-dimethylallyltransferase MiaA — MPSAAPDPAATDRVGHPVVAVVGPTATGKSDLGVALALALGGEVVNADASQLYRGMDVGTAKLPEAERQGIPHHQLDVLDVTEEASVAAYQREARADLAAVRSRGAVPVVAGGSGLYVRALLDRLEIPPTDPEVRARWQAELARAGVERLHALLAERDPAAAAAIEPRNDRRVVRALEVIELTGRPFSATMPTRELVEPTVILGLRADRPVLDERIARRAARMWEDGLLDEVRGLVAQGLREGRTASRAVGYAQALRQLDGELSEEDAIADTVVATRRLARRQERWFGPDPRVVWLEHDAPDLLEQALEIVRRG; from the coding sequence GTGCCGAGTGCAGCCCCCGATCCCGCAGCGACCGACCGGGTCGGGCACCCCGTCGTGGCGGTCGTGGGACCGACGGCGACCGGCAAGTCGGACCTCGGCGTCGCGCTCGCGCTCGCGCTCGGCGGGGAGGTGGTCAACGCCGACGCCTCGCAGCTCTACCGCGGCATGGACGTCGGCACCGCCAAGCTGCCCGAGGCGGAGCGGCAGGGCATACCTCACCACCAGCTGGACGTCCTCGACGTGACCGAGGAGGCCAGCGTCGCGGCCTACCAGCGTGAGGCGCGGGCCGACCTCGCGGCGGTCCGGTCGCGTGGCGCCGTGCCCGTGGTCGCGGGCGGCTCGGGGCTCTACGTCCGGGCGCTGCTCGACCGCCTGGAGATCCCGCCGACCGACCCGGAGGTGCGTGCCCGCTGGCAGGCCGAGCTCGCGCGGGCCGGCGTCGAGCGGCTGCACGCGCTGCTGGCCGAGCGGGACCCCGCCGCGGCCGCCGCCATCGAGCCGCGCAACGACCGCCGCGTGGTGCGGGCGCTGGAGGTCATCGAGCTGACCGGGAGGCCGTTCAGCGCGACGATGCCCACCCGCGAGCTCGTCGAGCCCACGGTGATCCTCGGCCTGCGTGCCGACCGGCCCGTCCTCGACGAGCGGATCGCCCGGCGGGCGGCGCGCATGTGGGAGGACGGGCTGCTCGACGAGGTGCGCGGGCTGGTCGCGCAGGGGCTGCGGGAGGGGCGCACCGCGTCGCGCGCCGTCGGCTACGCCCAGGCGCTGCGCCAGCTCGACGGGGAGCTGTCCGAGGAGGACGCGATCGCGGACACCGTGGTCGCCACGCGCCGGCTGGCCCGGCGCCAGGAGCGCTGGTTCGGTCCCGACCCGCGCGTCGTCTGGCTCGAGCACGACGCACCCGACCTGCTGGAGCAGGCGCTGGAGATCGTCAGGCGCGGCTGA
- a CDS encoding class I SAM-dependent methyltransferase: MSTDHYFTARPASDAELRTVPVRLAGRDVEVVTAGGIFSPDGIDKGTRVLLEEVPDPPAEGTFLDLGCGWGPLALTMALLSPGATVHAVDVNERALDLCRRNAELLGCSGLHAGTADQVPADTTFDLLWSNPPIRVGKAVLHELLTTWLPRLSADGTAYLVVQKNLGADSLQAWMRQTLPDLMGPVAVDRVGSSKGFRVLRVSRA, encoded by the coding sequence GTGAGCACGGACCACTACTTCACCGCCCGCCCGGCCTCCGACGCCGAGCTGCGCACCGTCCCGGTCCGGCTGGCCGGCCGCGACGTCGAGGTGGTCACCGCCGGCGGCATCTTCTCCCCCGACGGCATCGACAAGGGCACCCGCGTGCTCCTGGAGGAGGTCCCGGACCCGCCCGCCGAGGGCACCTTCCTCGACCTCGGCTGCGGCTGGGGCCCGTTGGCGCTGACGATGGCGCTCCTCTCCCCCGGCGCCACCGTGCACGCGGTCGACGTCAACGAGCGCGCGCTCGACCTGTGCCGCCGCAACGCCGAGCTGCTCGGCTGCAGCGGTCTGCATGCCGGCACCGCCGACCAGGTGCCGGCGGACACGACCTTCGACCTGCTGTGGTCCAACCCCCCGATCCGCGTGGGCAAGGCGGTCCTGCACGAGCTGCTCACCACCTGGCTGCCGCGCCTGTCCGCCGACGGCACCGCCTATCTCGTCGTGCAGAAGAACCTCGGCGCCGACTCGCTCCAGGCCTGGATGCGCCAGACCCTGCCGGACCTCATGGGACCGGTCGCGGTCGACCGGGTGGGCAGCAGCAAGGGCTTCCGGGTGCTGCGGGTCAGCCGCGCCTGA
- the hflX gene encoding GTPase HflX — protein sequence MTHPHDPTAPRRSSLLDRRAAALADDRDGDTGRDVEEWGSWGTPADDVDGDQLEREERAALRRVRGLSTELEDVTEVEYRQLRLERVVLAGVWADDGQTTAEDAENSLRELAALAETAGSEVLDGLIQRRLKPDPATYLGSGKAKELADIVAAEGADTVICDGELGPSQRRALEDIVRVKVIDRTALILDIFAQHAKSKEGRAQVELAQLQYLLPRLRGWGESMSRQAGGRVAGGEGIGSRGPGETKIELDRRRINTRIAKLRRDIAAMKTVRDTKRSSRRANKVPSVAIVGYTNAGKSSLLNRLTGAGVLVQNQLFATLDPTVRRAETADGRVYTLSDTVGFVRHLPHQLVEAFRSTLEEAAQADVLLHVVDGSHPDPEGQIAAVHAVLAEVDEGAALHLPEIIAVNKADIADPEVLDRLRRLHDRVVVVSARTGAGVDELVALVEEVLPRPEILVDVLVPYSRGDLVARLHDEGEVLAEEHTAEGTRLSAKVDPELHGHLADYAV from the coding sequence ATGACCCACCCGCACGATCCCACCGCCCCCCGCCGCTCGAGCCTGCTGGACCGTCGTGCCGCCGCTCTGGCCGACGACCGGGACGGGGACACCGGCCGGGACGTCGAGGAGTGGGGCAGCTGGGGCACCCCCGCCGACGACGTCGACGGCGACCAGCTCGAGCGCGAGGAGCGCGCCGCCCTCCGACGGGTCCGTGGCCTGTCCACCGAGCTCGAGGACGTCACCGAGGTCGAGTACCGCCAGCTCCGCCTGGAGCGCGTGGTGCTCGCCGGCGTCTGGGCCGACGACGGCCAGACCACCGCCGAGGACGCCGAGAACTCCCTCCGCGAGCTCGCCGCGCTCGCCGAGACGGCCGGCTCGGAGGTGCTCGACGGGCTCATCCAGCGCCGCCTCAAGCCCGACCCCGCGACCTACCTCGGCTCGGGCAAGGCCAAGGAGCTGGCCGACATCGTCGCCGCCGAGGGCGCCGACACCGTCATCTGCGACGGCGAGCTCGGCCCCTCCCAGCGCCGCGCCCTGGAGGACATCGTCCGTGTCAAGGTCATCGACCGCACGGCGCTGATCCTCGACATCTTCGCCCAGCACGCCAAGAGCAAGGAGGGCCGCGCCCAGGTCGAGCTGGCCCAGCTGCAGTACCTCCTGCCGCGCCTGCGCGGCTGGGGCGAGTCGATGTCCCGCCAGGCCGGTGGCCGGGTCGCCGGCGGTGAGGGCATCGGCTCCCGCGGTCCTGGTGAGACCAAGATCGAGCTGGACCGCCGCCGCATCAACACCCGCATCGCCAAGCTCCGCCGCGACATCGCGGCGATGAAGACGGTGCGCGACACCAAGCGCAGCTCGCGCCGCGCCAACAAGGTGCCCAGCGTGGCGATCGTCGGCTACACCAACGCCGGCAAGTCCTCGCTGCTCAACCGCCTCACCGGCGCCGGGGTGCTGGTCCAGAACCAGCTCTTCGCGACCCTCGACCCGACCGTGCGCCGGGCCGAGACCGCGGACGGGCGCGTCTACACGCTCTCCGACACCGTGGGCTTCGTGCGGCACCTGCCCCACCAGCTCGTCGAGGCCTTCCGCTCGACGCTGGAGGAGGCGGCCCAGGCCGACGTGCTGCTCCACGTCGTCGACGGCTCCCACCCCGACCCCGAGGGGCAGATCGCCGCGGTGCACGCGGTGCTCGCCGAGGTGGACGAGGGCGCGGCCCTGCACCTGCCCGAGATCATCGCGGTCAACAAGGCCGACATCGCCGACCCCGAGGTCCTCGACCGGCTGCGCCGCCTGCACGACCGCGTCGTCGTGGTGTCCGCCCGGACCGGCGCGGGCGTGGACGAGCTGGTCGCGCTGGTCGAGGAGGTCCTGCCGCGGCCGGAGATCCTCGTCGACGTCCTCGTGCCCTACTCCCGCGGCGACCTGGTCGCCCGGCTGCACGACGAGGGCGAGGTCCTCGCCGAGGAGCACACCGCCGAGGGCACCCGCCTCTCGGCCAAGGTCGACCCCGAGCTGCACGGCCACCTGGCCGACTACGCGGTCTGA